In the Oculatellaceae cyanobacterium genome, TCATGTGCCGAGTCTGGGCATCCAATGCTGCAAACGGTTCATCCATCAACAATACTGATGGTGAATTTACAAGCGCCCGCACAATGCTTGCACGTTGTTGCATTCCTCCTGATAGCTGATGAGGATAAGAATGACGATGCTTATATAGCCCAACTCGGTTTAAGTAATCATTTACCAATTCAGTCCGTTCTACTCTGGAAATACCCCGAATTTTTAAACCAAATTCCACGTTCTCAAAGGTAGTTTTCCAAGGTAGGAGCGAGTATTGCTGAAATACAAATCCGCGATCGGCTCCAGGTTTTTTGACTGGTTGCCCATCTACCAATACCTGTCCCCTCGTTGGCTTCAGAAAACCAGCAATCAAGTTTAGAATCGTTGACTTGCCACAGCCCGATGGCCCCAACAAGCAAACAAACTCACCAGGACTAATCTTAAAGCTTGTTGATTCTAGAACCAGTAAAGGCCCATATTGGTCTCGTCTCTTAAAGACAACGGATAAATCTTCAACCTCAACTGACCCTTTCACCAAGGCGCTAATATCCTTTTCTGCCAGGGTTGCCACAGTCTCTAAACCTCCAAAAATAGGCAATTAAAATCTTCATTTTCATAGGTGTACAACTAAACACCCTGCTTTTTCGTTACTCGCCAAGGCATCAACAACTTCGTCAAGAGATCCACAATCAGTGTGCTTACCAAACCCATCAAACCAATCAGCAGCATTCCCATCACGATTGGTGGATAATTCGATGTCACATAAGATTCCCAGGTTATATAACCTACCCCAAACCGACCCGCTAGAATTTCGGCTGTTACCAGACAAAACCAGGCATTCCCCATACCAATAACTAAACCACTGGCAATGTTAGGCATCGCTCCTGGCACTACAATATCTTTAAGAATTTGCAACTGTTTAGCCCCCAAACACTGTCCTACCCGCAGCAAAACTATATCCGTGCTTTCCACTCCCCGAATTGTGCTGATCAAGATTGGGAAGAATGCGCCCAGAAAGGTGATGTACACCATGCCTGACTCTGCATTGGGAAACATCAGAATTGCAAGCGGTATCCATGCAACGGCAGGAATTGGTCTAAGCAACTCCAAGGGAATAAAAACCAAATCTTCAATTTGGCGAAACCAGCCAATCAAGATGCCCAAGCTAACGCCCAGAATAGCCGCAATCCCAAATCCTAATAAAACTCGTTGAATACTGGCAGTAATATGCACAGCAGCATTGCCAGAAAAGAATTCAACCGTTGCATTCCAAACTTCAACTGGAGAGGGTAAAAAGGTAAAATTGATGAAGAAATTGAACTGAGTGACGCACAAAAGCTGCCAGATTCCAAAGAATAAAACAAGGGAAATTGCACGCTTTAAATTACGACTTTTGATTAGTGCCAGACTTATAATCGTTAATTTTGACAGGGAGCGCTGGCTCAAAAATTTGCTACCCAGTGTACTGTACTTTTCTCCTTTTACCTTTCGTGCTGATTTTGAAGCTACAGCCATTACAAACCTCTCATTTGAATCAAAATGTTTTTATCGTTGCGATCGCTCCACTTCATTCATCGCGCAACTGCTACATCCTTTGACTGTGTATTTTTGGCATAAAACTGCTGTAACTCTTGGAAGCTTGCAACCTTCGCTCCAGCTTTATCGGCAAATGCTTGTGCATCTTTTTCTAGTAAGAACGCAGATACTTGGTCACTATTCCAGACATAGAAGGAATTTTGGGCGAATAATTTCCAGCCTTTGTCGCGATCGTGGACAAAGACTACCGCCGCCGTCTTGCCCTCAGACTTGATCTGTTGCAGCTTTGTCAGCATATTCTTGATTGAGGCAAAACTGAGTACTTTATCTTCTCCTTTTATCCAAATCTGAGCGGCTAGTTTTGGAGCTTGAATCGCTTCTTGAGTGAGTGCATCATTGCCAAGAACCAAATTATCTGCCAACTTAGCCACATCCTGTTCGCTAATGTTGCTCTCCTTAAGCGCTTGTTTTAGGTAACTGTCATCCGTCCAACTGGCAACATCATCTGGATTCACACTGGCATCCAATTTTCCAATCTGCTTCAACGTCGTTACGCTATTTTTGAGCGCAGTAATTTGGTAGGGCTGAATTCTCGGATCGAGCTTTTGAATACCCGATGGCCCAAGGAACATATAAAAAATTTCTTTCTCAACCCCCGTCCACTTCTCCAACTTCCCTGAGAGGGCTTCTGGTTGTTCCCTGAAACGCTGATTTGCCTCCAGCATTGCCCTGAGATAAGCCACCACAATTTCGGGATTTTCCTTCGCAAAGTCCGATCGCACTACAACTCCATGAAAGGTTGGAGTTCCCGTTTGTGCACCATCGTAAATCTTGCGAGCAAAGCCTCTAAAGGGAAACAACTCACCATAGGGTACAAAATCCGCATGAGCATCAATTTGACGGCTTCTCAGGCTGGTGCCACCTACTTCTGGCGATTGACTAACTAAAGTCACGTCTTTCTTTGGATCAATGCCTTCATTCTTCAGAGCCCGCAGCAGCATCCCATGTGCCGAGGTACCGAAGGGAACTGAAATGTTTTTCCCCTTTAAGTCTGCTAGTTTTTTGTAAGGTGTGTCGCTTGGAACAACAACAGCATTTCCGGCTCCATCAGGGCTGTAGGCAAGAGATGAGACCAAAACAGTCTTAACGCCATTGCCTTTCTTCTGAAAGGTCGTCAGGTTAATCGTTGCCGGAAAGTCCGCCATGCTGCCGATATCAATTTGATTCGCCAACATTTTGTTGGTAATTGGTGGAGCTGAGGTTGAGCTAGACCACTCAATTTTGTAATCAACATTTTGATATTTCCCTGTTTTTGGCAGATATTTCTCCAGTAACTTTTCTTCTCGGATGACTGCACCACCTGTCACGGTGTTAATAGTTTGATCTTGGGTACCGATCGCAATCCGAATTACCCTTTTGCCAGAGGAAGCACCTGAAGTATTTGCAGAGGTGTTATCACAAGCACTGGTAAAGGCTAAGGAAACAACTAGCAGAGAAAAAACAACACTCTTTAAAGACAATAGTTTGATCGGCATACGGCTCCATTCCTGCATCGAATCTGTTGCCCTACTCGTTTCACTCAAATCATGTTGGAGCAGTAGCTAACCCAATCCCCTGTTTATCGAGCGGAATACGGGTATTTAAAAAGAATGCCATAGTCAAACGCCGAAGACAAGACATAAACCCCGGTTTATCGATAGATTTTTTGTATTTATAGATAAATTTCTTGAATTGAATCTGTCAGAGGTGCAGACATACGATATGTATAGCAGTCAGCACTCAGCTATCCCTCTGTCAGCTTTTTTAAAAGCCACTGTTTACAAGGCTTTCGGAATATATATTGTCCTAACTGCCTTAACGGTTGCTATAGTTTAGCTAATCGTCAAAAGGGTCATGATAATGTGACAGTAGGCTTAGAAAAAGTGCAAAGTTTCCTAGACGAGAAAACGCTTTGTCTCAAAAAACTAACGATCACCAACTCGTCAGTAACCTGACACCAGAGGAGAGGCGTATTGCTACTCGCTTTAACCGACAATATCGGGGTGAAGCGTTAGAACTCCCTGAAGATGTAAAAACCTTACCAATTTATCGAGATTGGGCAACAGGGAATCTTGATGCCAAAATTGCTTCTCCTTTCTGGGAAATACAACAACCTCAAAAAAATCAGCGCTGTTTGGATATCGGCTGTGGTGTTAGCTTTCTAATCTATCCCTGGCGCGAATGGGGAGCTTTCTTTTGGGGTCAAGATATTAGTTCGGTCGCACGAGATGCCTTAATCAGCCGCGGCCCTCAACTGAACTCAAAGCTGTTCAAGGGTGTTGAGTTGGGGACTGCTCGACAGTTACGTTATGATGATGCCCAATTCGATTTGGTGATCTCTACAGGTTGGAGTTGCTACTATTCCCTTGATTACTGGCAAGGTGCGATCAAGGAAGTAAAGCGGGTACTCAAGCCTCATAGTTCTTTTGTTTTTGATGTTCTTAACCCGGAACAGCCGCTGGCGTTAGACTGGGCGGTATTAGAAACTGAGATGGGTGCAGAAGTTTTTTTAGAGCCTCTAGCAGACTGGGAAAAACTGATTAAGTCTGCTGGAGGCAAGATTAATAAACAATTGTCAGGAGAGTTGTTCGAGCTATATAAGGTCACTTTTTGAAGTTCTACCTCTTTAGCTTGTGTTACTGCAAGAACGTTATTTTTTTGGTGGTAGAGGTCGATTAGCAAGAGCCATGATCCTTTCAAAAGCTTGCTGTTGATATTGGTCATCTAACCAAGCGTGATAAGTCTGAATATGCACTGCCACCGAATGACCCATTTGCTTGGCAGCTAATGATACCTCCAATCCATATGCCATACTCCTAACCGCCCAAGCACGACGTAAATCATAAGGACAAAAAGGTATTTCTTGCCGCCGCAAATATTGCGATACCCTCTGGCTCAAGCATTTGCCAGATTAAATCTATGGTAGGTTGTTCAATGGATTTAACTTGTTTTAGTTCCTGCTCTGATAGTTGATCCCACATTTCGCACTTTTTTTCTAAAAATTGTAAAAAATACTATTTATGTTCTTAACCATTTAAGTGGAAATAATATTTGATAGCTCCGGAAATATCAATTATTATTAAATATTTAGTCTCCAGCCAGTAGCTTTTTAACCAGAAGAAAAAGCTATCACTTCCTATTTGCCAAATTTTTCTTTTTTATTTCATATTGTTGCTAACTTGGTCGCTTCATTTTTTGATTCTGTGTAATCTAAACAGTTACAACTTGAAGTGCGAAATGTGGGGATTATGTAAATGAATGGACAAAGGAAGAAATATTAGTTTGGCTAAGTAAGCGTGGAAACGTCACACTACTTCCCAATTACACTGATTCATATGATTTTTGCTCAAAAATTGGCATTGAGACTTTATTCAGGTTAACTCAAGATCGTGAGTTTTTTATTTATCTAGGCGATCACGTTTTCTACAAGCCGAGTAATTAGCTTTCACTTTTTTAATTGACTTGTTGTAGCTAATTGCGAAATATGAAGTAAATTTAACTTAAAAAATCTGGATCAATCCCAAGCGATCGCAACCTTTCAGCTAACTTATTAGCACGTTCCTCCGCTTGTATACGAAGTTGTTGCTCTTGTTTAGCTAGTTCTTCTGGCGTTAAATATCGTTGTCCTTGCCGATCATACCAATACAACCACTCCCGCCTTAGTCCCTGATGTGTAGCTTCTTCCCGTCCAATTCCTAAACTATTGAAACATGACAAATAACGCCAAGATCAATAATTAGATCCTAGCGTTAATTGTTAATGTTAAGCCTGCCTAAGCAGGATTGGTTTGTATGGTTCCCCAGGTTTTCTACCTGTGGGATGATTAGCAGAGAAACTCACGCGGATCGGTGACATACCCCGTAATAGCGGATGCTGCCGCTGTGTAAGGTGAAGCTAGATAAATTCCCGCCTCCTTATTACCCATCCGACCAGGGAAATTACGATTAGTAGTAGAAACGCAAATTTCTGGCTCATTCATCCGCCCGAAAGTATCTTTTGGCCCACCTAAACAAGCAGCGCAGGAAGGCGCAGCAGGTTCGATACAACCAGCATCTAATAAAATCTCAGATAAAGTTTTACCATCGTACTTGGTGGTAAACAAATCTTCGTAAACCTTCTGAGTAGCTGGCACTATATATGTGGGAACTTTAACTTGCTGACCCTTCAAAACTTGGGCAGCATACATAAAGTCTGAAGTTTTACCACCAGTACAGGAACCAATATATACGCGATCAATCTTGACATCACGGCATTCTCGTGCTAAAGCGCGATTATCTGGAGAGTGTGGTTTAGCAACTACAGGCTCTAATTGAGAGACATCGTACTGCCTATCTGAATAGAAACGAGCATCGGCATCAGTATAGACTGCTTCAAATGGCTTGTTAGTACGATCGCGAACATATTCAAATGTTGTTTCATCTGGTGCAACTGTGCCATTTTTCCCACCAGCTTCGATCGCCATATTACACAGCGTCATCCGATCTTCCATCGAGAGATGTTGGATAGTGCTACCAGCAAATTCCATTGCTCTATAAGTAGCACCAGAAACACCAATATCCCCAATAATTTGCAAAATTAAATCTTTCGCCAACAGATATTTTGGCATTTCACCATTGAGGACAAAACGCATAGTTGCTGGTACTTTAATCAGCAACTTGCCAGTTCCCATAATGAAACCAGCGTCAGTGTTACCAATACCAGTAGCAAACTGACCAAAAGCACCCGCGTTACAAGTGTGGGAGTCTGTACCAAATAGTACTTCCCCTGGTCGGGTGTGACCTTCTTGTGCTAGGGCAATATGACAAACGCCCTTATAATCTGGGTTAGCTTTAAAGTCGGATCTGTCGGTAATGTCGTAGAAATATTTAATGCCTTGTTCTTTGGCAAAGTCCCGCAGAATATCAACGTTGCGGTTAGCACGTTCGTCAGCAGTAAAGATATAGTGGTCGGGAATCAGAACAATTTTTTCAGTGTCCCAAACTTTAGCATCTGCTCCAAACTCGCGTTTGAAAACACCTATTGTACCAGGCCCACAAACATCATGGGTCATTAATAAATCTACATTTACCCAAATATTGTCCCCTGGTTCGACTACAGACCGACCAGAGGCACGAGCCAAAATTTTCTCAGTTAGGGTCATCCCCATAGTAATTCTCCTGCTTTAGAGGCGCTTGTTGCAATACGTTAACTTGAAATTAGTTAAGAAGAGTGAGTGCGATCGCACTCATACTTCCATATTTGTGATTGAAAGCTTACTTTAAAAAAATTTGCTCTAATAATTCCTCTTTACCACCAGGAAAGATACAAGTTTTATCCTAATGGCTACTTCAGTAGTTTATTTATAGTTGTGAGATTTCTGGATCAAGAATGTGTGGATCAGTAATATTTTGTGGGTAAGATTTAGTGTGGAGATGCGATCGCTTCATTAACAATTCAGACCTTAATTTCTGACAAGAGCAATACCTACTTAAGACACTTGTAGCAAAATTAGCTCAACTTTGCCACTATAATTGGCGATTTGAGACTTAGAATTATTAATTTCCAATCCTAAATCTCAAATTTGGTAAATTTACCATTTCAGCAAATTAAACTGCTCCATATCCACTGTTTCGCGGTTGCGATAAATTGACAACACAATTGCTAAACCTACTGCTGCCTCAGCCGCCGCTACAGTAAGCACAAATACTGCAAACACCTGACCTTTAATTCCTTGAGGATCGAGGTAGTTAGAAAAAGCAATTAAATTAAGATTAACCGCATTCAACATCAACTCAATTGACATCAACACTCGCACAGCATTACGGCTAGTAATCAAGCCATAAATGCCAATACAGAACAAAGCAGCAGCTAATAGTAAGAAATACTGAAGTTGTAGGTGCATTATTTATCTCCGCTTCTAAGCATTTGTATCTATAGGTTGAGTAGTAGTATCACCTTTGCCACCACTACCTACAGTCAATAGTTCTCGTGGTCTTTCTTGTAAAGTTAAACTTGTAGGCTGATTAAGATCCGGTAGAACTTCCTCTGGAATAAATTCCCGACGTGCCAGAATAATTGCACCTACCATTGCCATCAACAACAATACAGAAGCCAACTCAAAAGGTAGTAAAAAGTCACTAAAGAAGTGCAAACCCAATTCCACAGTCGTATTTTGACCAAGAATTGCAGCAGGAGCCAAAGACCAAGGGCTTACCAATACCATTGTGCTTAAGAGTGTAAACAAACCTGCACAAACTAAAGCTGTTGCCCCTTGACGTATCCAACGATTGCGAAGCGGTTTAAAATCTTCACGCTTATTCACAAGCATGATCGCAAATAAAATTAGAACGTTCACCGCTCCAACATAAATTAGTACTTGTGCTGTCGCTACAAAGTCAGCATTTAGCAAAAGGTATAAACCAGCAATGCTGATAAACACGCCGCCTAACAAAAAGGCAGAGTAAACGATGTTGGCAAACAGTACTACCCCTAAAGCTGCCCCAAGCATCATTACTGCTAATAAGCCAAACGAAACAATCTGAACCCCTTCTGCTAAATTCACAATATTTGTCCTTTATCTTTGTTCATTGTTAATTGGTCATTGTTAATTGGTCATTGGTCATTGTTAATTGGTCTGACCTATAAGCCATAACCTCTGACCAATTAATAATTAACCACCGATGCCTACTTCGATTTCTCCATTTGTTCCACAATCTCCTCTGGGCGCTGACCAGCACGACGAACATCTGCTGGTAAGTCGTGGGGTTCAGTCACACCTTTGGGCAGGTAAGCCAATTCCCGTAGAGGAGTTACCATTGGGTCATTTGTAACTTTGTAAGGTAAGCGACCCAATGCTACGTTGTCATAATTCAATTCATGACGGTCGTAGGTGGACATCTCATACTCTTCTGTCATAGATAGACAGTTAGTAGGGCAGTATTCTACACAGTTGCCGCAAAAGATACAAACTCCAAAGTCGATGCTATAGTGCTTCAACTTTTTCTTCTTAGAAGCTTTATCAAATTCCCAATCTACAACTGGTAGGTTGATGGGACATACACGCACGCAAACTTCACAGGAAATACACTTATCAAACTCGAAGTGAATCCGACCCCGGAAGCGTTCAGAAGGAATTAGTTTTTCGTAAGGATACTGTACTGTAACCGGACGACGGCGCATATGGTCGAAGGTAACAGATAACCCCTCACCAATATAGCGGGCTGATTGTACAGCTTCTTTGGCATAGTCGCCAACTTGTTTCAGGAATTTGATCATTAGTGTCTACACTCTCTTGTTTAAGCTGTTAATTAACTGTCAGCGTTCAGCAATCAGCCTTAGTAAAATTGATTGTGAATCAAGAATTTATTTCCATCAGCCACTGATAATTTTGTGGTATTTAATTCCTAAAAGCTGATAGCTGATAGCTGATAGCTAATTGCTATCCACCAAAGGCAAAGGGAAAAGCTAGCTTTAAAGCAGCAGTTAACAGTAGGTTTACCAGAGAGACTGGTAGCAAAAACTTCCAACCTAAATTCAACAATTGGTCAATGCGGACACGAGGTACAGTCCAACGCAGCAATACTGCTATAAATACTAAAAAGTATGCTTTTAGTACAGTCATGCTGATACCTAACGCGGCATCAATTACTTGCAACCAGGGACTTGTTTCACTAACTCCAATCCAGCTACCTAACAGTTCGATAGGAATGGGAGTTTCCCAACCACCCAGGTACAAAACCGCAACTAAGATGGCAGATAAAACCAAGTTGACGTAAGAACCAATGTAAAACAAACCGAATTTCATCCCTGCGTATTCAGTCTGATAACCAGCAACCAGTTCTTCTTCTGCTTCAGGAAGGTCAAATGGGAGTCGTTCACATTCTGCTAGGGCTGCAATCCAAAAGATAATAAAACCAATAGGTTGCCGCCATACATTCCAGCTAAGAATGCCGTAACTTGCTTGCTGATTAACGATATCAAGGGTGCTGAGGCTGTTAGACATCATCACAATCGCCAGCACTGATAGCGCCAAGGGAATCTCATAACTAATAGACTGCGCTGCTGCTCTAAGTCCTCCTATTAAGGAGTATTTGTTATTAGAAGCATAACCAGACATCAGCAAGCCAATTGGCGCAATGCTAGACAGGGCAATCCACAAGAAAATCCCGACGTTTAAATCTGTAATTACCAAGTTCTGTCCAAAAGGAACAATTAAGAAGGACAAGAACACAGGGATAACGACGAGAATTGGCCCCAAGGTAAATAGCCAGGGGTCAGACTTTGCTGGAACAATATCTTCTTTAAACACCAGTTTTAGACCATCGGCAACTGGCTGTAAGACACCCAAGGGGCCAGCAAATTCTGGGCCTATGCGCTGTTGGGCAGCAGCAGAAATTTTTCGCTCTAGCCAAACGACTACCAAAACGCCGACTGTGGCACCGATAATCATCAGAAACATTGGCAGGGGCATCCAAATGGCTTTGGCAGCACCAGCAGGGATGCCCAAATCCATCAAAGATTTGATAAAAGTTCCTTGTAGGTCAATGCCTGGGTTCATGTTTCCCGCTTCTTCGTAATTAAGTTAGGCGATTCGAGACTGCCAGTCTTGAATCAGTCTATCTGGATCTATTGTGAAGTTTTTTTTACACTTTCAAAGTTTAGTATATCGCTGTCCGGTATCTTGGCAGTGGGGGTGATGAGAAATTGTACTTATGATTGAGATAGGGTGAACTAGGGGCGATCGCGCTTCGGGTAAAGTGCTATAAAAATAAGGTAACGATCCAACTGATGGTAGGCTGATTACTTGGAATTATCAAGCTCAAGAATTGCAACTGAAATCAATTAATAGCTATTCCTCCAAAAATCAGCACTGTAATTGATAGATTGAACCAGGAATTAAATGCAACAGAGCAAGCAGCAACAACTGGGCTAAATATAATTAGATCTCTACTATCCAGTTTTCCTAATAACTATATAGCGTTTCTAGATCTGGTGAGGTACAGCTTCAAAACCTCAAGGCTTGATATACAAAATATTGGTGTACCTCAGTTACATGGGAAACGCTATATATTGGTACAGTTTTTTGACTTGATGGTTGTTTTTCTATGTATTTAGCAATTGCAGGGCTGATTTTATAGTAGAGAGAAACCAATATCTTGCCAAGATAATTCCTCATTAGCTTCTGATCTCTAAATTCCCTAAAAGTATCCAAATCTGGATGGACAGATGTTGAATAAGCTGCTGTGGCTATAAAGCAAGAACAACTATTGTCAGTAACTTGATTAGTAAGTTTAAAAGACATTTGTACATTCTATAAAACAAAGTTCTGGAACAGATAACTGCTCGCCTTCAAACAATTTAGCTAACAACACCCATGCTTCTAGCGTGTAAGTATCTCGAACAAAACACTGAATCAGTACACTGGTATCTACTACATACCTTGTCGCCATTGGTTACGCTCCTCTATAATCATTTCGCTTCCCGTTGGCTCTCCTGGTAATGGTACGATCATGTGGCGATCAATTGCAGCAAAAATTTCTTGTAAACGTTGTTTGTCTACAAATTTACTAGGATGCTTTGAGTTAATTAGGCGCTGATCGACTACTTGTGTAATTAACTCTTTAAGTTCTTCAACTATCATTTCTGCTAATGATTTAGTTGTCATTTTAACTCCCTGAGTTTCGTTACATATAATATTAATTATGGTAATTGTTCCCAGTTTGAACCTGGGAACAAGTTATTCCTGTTGGGTTTCACTTCGTTCTACCCAACCTACTAGCTAACGTTGTTCAAAGGGAATATAAAGGTTTCCGTGTTCACCTGTATAAATTTGGGTAGGGCGATATATGCGGTTTTCGTCCAATTGTTCTTTCCAGTGAGCTAACCAACCAGCAACCCGTGCGATCGCAAATACTGGTGTAAACAAATCTTCAGGAATACCCATTTTCCGGTAAACCAAACCTGAGTAGAAATCAACATTAGGATAAATCCCTTTATGCCCTAATTTCTCCTCTACTGCCTTTTCTAGCTCTATAGCAATGTCATAGTACTTATCATGACCAAACTTCTCAAACAACTGTTCAGCTAAACCTTGCAGGAAAGTCGCGCGTGGATCTTTCACCTTATAAACGCGGTGACCAAAACCCATAATTTTAGTTTTGCGTTCTAAGCTACTATCCAGCCAAGGACGTACATTCTCAACTGAACCAATTTCTTCTAGCATCGTAATGACTTCTTCATTAGCCCCACCATGCAACGGCCCAGCTAAAGTTCCTACCGCCGACGCTACTACAGCATAAGGATCGGTCAATGTTGAAGCCGTCACTCTAGCAGAAAAAGTTGAAGCATTAATTGTATGTTCTGCATGAAGCGTGAGACATACATCAAAAATATGCGCGGCTAGGGGATCAGGTTCTCGCTCGTTGAGCATATACAAAAAGTTAGCCGCGTAGTCCAAATCATCACGAGGACGAACCGGATCGTTACCCTTACGCATTAATTGGAACGCCGCTACCATTGTAGGAATCTTCGCCAGCAGCCTCACCACAGCTTCCCGTATGTAATTTGGGTTAGCGAGAGCGCGACGGGAATAAAACAAGCCTAAAGCCGCAGCAGAAGCTTGTAGAGCATCCATTGGGTGTCCTGTTTCTGGAAAACATTTCATCATGTCACGGATGCGATATTTAATCCGGCGATGATAGCGAATGTCATCCTCAAATTGTTTCAGTTCTTCCCTAGTCGGCAGTATCCCCCAAATTAACAAATATGCCGTTTCCAGGAAGGTACTTTTTTCTGCGAGTTCTTCAATACGGATACCTCGATATTCCAGAATACCTTTCTGTCCATCGACATAGCTGATACTGGATTGAGCAGCAGGAATACCTTCTAAGCCTGGTTTATACTCGCAGAGAGTCATCTTTCTATCTTGTGCATGAGGTAAACATTCTCAAGTTAACTCATCTCAAACCCATAAAGGAATACATTTTTTGTGAGAGAGGAGAGAGGAGGGTCATTGTTCATTAGACCAATGAGCAAAAATCCATATAATTTTTTTCTTTGCGCCCTTTGCGTTCCTCCTTTGCGTCCTACCCTAGCGCTAACGCGCAGCTAAAGCCCTACGGGCATGAACACGCTAACGGGAAGCCTTCGGCTAATGCGTTAAAAAAATATAACTTTGATTAATGCTACGAAGTCTATTGCTATAGCCGTTTAGGGGAAGTCAATAAGAACAGTTGACTTTGAGCGACTGGTGTGGTGGTTGCTGGGATAGTCAAACCAATTACTCCAGCTTTTTTTAGGATTATTTTTTGTTTAGCATCGCCCCAAAGTAAGATTTCTGCCCAATTTCCTAAATCAGGTTGATGACCTACTAAAGCTAACTGAATTAAGGCTCGTTGGCTTTCATTACCCTTTTTAGAGAGTTTAAGATCATGGGGATAGCGCAAGCGCTGACTTGTCAGTTCGCCTAGCGACTCCGTTGGAGTATCGCGCCATTTTTCCAACCAACTCAACCAAGCAGAAAAATCGCCGCCAGGAGCAAGGTAGGGAGATTCTTCGATCCGCGAACTAAGCCCAACAGAGTAAAGAATATCTGCGGTTTGGCGCGATCGCACTAAAGGACTGGTCAGAATCAAATCAAACCGCACACCTATCTCATACAGCCGGAGAGCCACTACTTTTGTTTTCTGATGCCCTTTAGCCGTAAGCTGGCGTTCTGCATCGTTAACCTGGCTATCTGCCTCACCTGCGATACCATGACGAATTAAGTACAGTTCAGTAATCAAAGTTAAATTGTTAATTGTTAATTGTTAATTGATTACCGTTTGTCCTGAGAAGGTAAAAGATTGTCTCTTGGGTTAACCAAGCGTAGTAACTTTTGTTTAATTTGCCGATCAAAAACTTCCCACTTCAACTTGGCATATTCTGAACTGTCATTAAATCCACACAAAAATCCAATTGGAATTTCAAAACCACCAGCCATCAAGCGTCCACCACCAAAAAAGCGTCCTTGACTATCTCGATCAAAAGCTTCTTTGATAAATTCGTCAGGATCTAGGGTAATTTTGTTAGTTCTAAGTGAACCAATTACGACCT is a window encoding:
- a CDS encoding ABC transporter permease is translated as MAVASKSARKVKGEKYSTLGSKFLSQRSLSKLTIISLALIKSRNLKRAISLVLFFGIWQLLCVTQFNFFINFTFLPSPVEVWNATVEFFSGNAAVHITASIQRVLLGFGIAAILGVSLGILIGWFRQIEDLVFIPLELLRPIPAVAWIPLAILMFPNAESGMVYITFLGAFFPILISTIRGVESTDIVLLRVGQCLGAKQLQILKDIVVPGAMPNIASGLVIGMGNAWFCLVTAEILAGRFGVGYITWESYVTSNYPPIVMGMLLIGLMGLVSTLIVDLLTKLLMPWRVTKKQGV
- a CDS encoding ABC transporter substrate-binding protein produces the protein MPIKLLSLKSVVFSLLVVSLAFTSACDNTSANTSGASSGKRVIRIAIGTQDQTINTVTGGAVIREEKLLEKYLPKTGKYQNVDYKIEWSSSTSAPPITNKMLANQIDIGSMADFPATINLTTFQKKGNGVKTVLVSSLAYSPDGAGNAVVVPSDTPYKKLADLKGKNISVPFGTSAHGMLLRALKNEGIDPKKDVTLVSQSPEVGGTSLRSRQIDAHADFVPYGELFPFRGFARKIYDGAQTGTPTFHGVVVRSDFAKENPEIVVAYLRAMLEANQRFREQPEALSGKLEKWTGVEKEIFYMFLGPSGIQKLDPRIQPYQITALKNSVTTLKQIGKLDASVNPDDVASWTDDSYLKQALKESNISEQDVAKLADNLVLGNDALTQEAIQAPKLAAQIWIKGEDKVLSFASIKNMLTKLQQIKSEGKTAAVVFVHDRDKGWKLFAQNSFYVWNSDQVSAFLLEKDAQAFADKAGAKVASFQELQQFYAKNTQSKDVAVAR
- a CDS encoding class I SAM-dependent methyltransferase → MSQKTNDHQLVSNLTPEERRIATRFNRQYRGEALELPEDVKTLPIYRDWATGNLDAKIASPFWEIQQPQKNQRCLDIGCGVSFLIYPWREWGAFFWGQDISSVARDALISRGPQLNSKLFKGVELGTARQLRYDDAQFDLVISTGWSCYYSLDYWQGAIKEVKRVLKPHSSFVFDVLNPEQPLALDWAVLETEMGAEVFLEPLADWEKLIKSAGGKINKQLSGELFELYKVTF
- a CDS encoding 3-isopropylmalate dehydratase large subunit, which produces MGMTLTEKILARASGRSVVEPGDNIWVNVDLLMTHDVCGPGTIGVFKREFGADAKVWDTEKIVLIPDHYIFTADERANRNVDILRDFAKEQGIKYFYDITDRSDFKANPDYKGVCHIALAQEGHTRPGEVLFGTDSHTCNAGAFGQFATGIGNTDAGFIMGTGKLLIKVPATMRFVLNGEMPKYLLAKDLILQIIGDIGVSGATYRAMEFAGSTIQHLSMEDRMTLCNMAIEAGGKNGTVAPDETTFEYVRDRTNKPFEAVYTDADARFYSDRQYDVSQLEPVVAKPHSPDNRALARECRDVKIDRVYIGSCTGGKTSDFMYAAQVLKGQQVKVPTYIVPATQKVYEDLFTTKYDGKTLSEILLDAGCIEPAAPSCAACLGGPKDTFGRMNEPEICVSTTNRNFPGRMGNKEAGIYLASPYTAAASAITGYVTDPREFLC
- a CDS encoding ABC transporter ATP-binding protein, which translates into the protein MATLAEKDISALVKGSVEVEDLSVVFKRRDQYGPLLVLESTSFKISPGEFVCLLGPSGCGKSTILNLIAGFLKPTRGQVLVDGQPVKKPGADRGFVFQQYSLLPWKTTFENVEFGLKIRGISRVERTELVNDYLNRVGLYKHRHSYPHQLSGGMQQRASIVRALVNSPSVLLMDEPFAALDAQTRHMMQELLLSMWSDLKPTVIFVTHDIEEAIFLSDRILVMGVRPGRIKETVTVNIERPRHIDTILSPNFVNLNRQVFELIREETLKSMDLG
- a CDS encoding NADH-quinone oxidoreductase subunit J; the protein is MNLAEGVQIVSFGLLAVMMLGAALGVVLFANIVYSAFLLGGVFISIAGLYLLLNADFVATAQVLIYVGAVNVLILFAIMLVNKREDFKPLRNRWIRQGATALVCAGLFTLLSTMVLVSPWSLAPAAILGQNTTVELGLHFFSDFLLPFELASVLLLMAMVGAIILARREFIPEEVLPDLNQPTSLTLQERPRELLTVGSGGKGDTTTQPIDTNA
- the nuoK gene encoding NADH-quinone oxidoreductase subunit NuoK, which gives rise to MHLQLQYFLLLAAALFCIGIYGLITSRNAVRVLMSIELMLNAVNLNLIAFSNYLDPQGIKGQVFAVFVLTVAAAEAAVGLAIVLSIYRNRETVDMEQFNLLKW